Proteins from a single region of Candidatus Rubrimentiphilum sp.:
- a CDS encoding STAS domain-containing protein, translating into MEKPRVVRLEGDWDIARRDELERLLGPVSDAPSEVILDLASVNYADSTILAELVVLRNRRRTKNLPLPRLVIGSPQVRRLFSISGLDQAFPTYDSVPDAQAAASAE; encoded by the coding sequence GTGGAGAAACCCAGAGTCGTTAGGCTCGAGGGCGATTGGGACATCGCCCGCCGCGACGAACTGGAGCGTCTGCTCGGGCCGGTAAGCGACGCGCCGAGCGAGGTCATTCTGGACCTGGCGAGCGTGAACTATGCCGACAGCACCATCCTGGCGGAGCTGGTAGTGCTACGGAACCGGCGGCGGACCAAGAACCTGCCCCTCCCGCGGCTGGTCATCGGCTCGCCCCAAGTGCGCCGCTTGTTCAGCATCTCCGGCCTGGACCAGGCCTTTCCGACGTACGACTCCGTCCCTGACGCCCAGGCCGCCGCCTCGGCCGAATAG
- a CDS encoding MFS transporter, producing the protein MSMFIENPCERIGIDCPPPAVRPTKGTLVLAASILGSGMALLDGTAVNVILPVLQRELHANAQFVQWVVEGYALFLSALILVGGALGDVYGRRKMFVAGTIVFAGASIACALARTMEQLVIARCIQGVGAALLVPESLALISAQFEPAQRGKAIGTWAAFSAISGAIGPVLGGVIAQHFSWRWVFLVNVPIAALVIYISLRYIHESRDEDAGQHIDFVGAALATLGLGALVYSLIELQSGTNQTINLAIGVAGVIVLVLFVVYEKRSPSPMMPLKFFTYPGFAGANVYTFLLYAGLGGSLFFVPFDLINVQHYTPTEAGAAMLPMTLIMFFFSRYSGALQAKLGAGPMLVGGAIIAALGFALFALAGQGRSYWLSFFPASVVLGIGAVTFVAPLTATVMNSLETKHAGVASGVNNAIARAAGLIAVAALGLVLSAAFYRSYDARIARATVAPATRAKLAADRTRLLTGYVPANIAASDQPVVRSIVDASFVNAFAWVMFSSAGLALAAAGIAKFVFRSSQASA; encoded by the coding sequence ATGTCAATGTTCATTGAGAACCCGTGCGAGCGAATCGGCATAGATTGTCCGCCGCCTGCGGTTCGCCCCACAAAGGGCACGCTAGTGCTCGCCGCCTCGATCCTCGGCTCGGGAATGGCGCTGCTGGACGGCACTGCCGTCAACGTTATTTTGCCGGTGCTGCAGCGTGAGCTGCATGCGAATGCGCAATTCGTGCAATGGGTGGTGGAAGGCTACGCGCTGTTTTTGTCGGCGCTTATTTTGGTTGGCGGCGCGCTCGGCGACGTCTACGGCCGCCGGAAAATGTTCGTGGCGGGCACTATCGTGTTTGCGGGCGCATCAATCGCTTGCGCGCTGGCGCGGACTATGGAACAGCTCGTCATCGCGCGGTGCATTCAAGGGGTCGGCGCAGCGTTGCTCGTTCCTGAAAGCTTGGCGCTGATCAGCGCGCAGTTCGAACCGGCGCAGCGCGGCAAAGCGATCGGGACGTGGGCCGCCTTCTCCGCAATTAGCGGCGCGATCGGGCCCGTGCTGGGCGGCGTCATAGCGCAGCATTTTTCCTGGCGTTGGGTGTTTCTGGTGAACGTTCCGATCGCCGCGCTCGTCATCTACATCTCGTTGCGCTACATTCACGAAAGCCGGGACGAGGACGCCGGGCAGCACATTGACTTTGTCGGCGCCGCGCTGGCAACGCTTGGGCTGGGCGCGCTCGTCTATTCGCTGATCGAGCTGCAGAGCGGCACGAATCAAACGATAAACCTTGCGATCGGAGTCGCCGGCGTAATCGTGCTGGTGCTCTTTGTGGTCTACGAGAAGCGCTCGCCTTCGCCGATGATGCCGCTGAAGTTCTTCACGTATCCCGGCTTTGCCGGCGCCAACGTTTACACGTTTTTGCTGTACGCCGGGCTGGGCGGAAGTTTGTTCTTCGTGCCGTTCGATCTGATCAACGTCCAGCATTACACGCCGACGGAAGCCGGCGCTGCGATGCTTCCGATGACGCTGATTATGTTTTTCTTTTCCCGCTACAGCGGCGCGCTGCAAGCCAAACTCGGCGCCGGGCCGATGCTGGTCGGCGGGGCGATCATCGCGGCCTTGGGTTTTGCGCTCTTCGCGCTCGCTGGGCAAGGACGGAGCTATTGGCTGTCCTTTTTCCCGGCTTCGGTGGTGCTCGGAATCGGCGCGGTCACCTTCGTGGCGCCGCTGACGGCCACGGTGATGAACTCGCTGGAGACCAAGCACGCCGGCGTCGCGTCGGGGGTAAATAACGCCATAGCGCGCGCTGCCGGCTTGATCGCCGTCGCCGCGTTGGGCCTTGTGTTGAGCGCCGCCTTCTATAGAAGCTACGATGCGCGGATAGCCCGCGCGACGGTGGCGCCGGCGACCCGCGCGAAACTGGCCGCCGACCGCACGCGCCTGTTGACCGGCTACGTGCCGGCCAATATCGCCGCGTCCGACCAGCCCGTGGTCCGCAGTATCGTGGATGCGTCCTTCGTCAATGCGTTCGCCTGGGTGATGTTCAGCTCGGCCGGCCTGGCGCTGGCCGCCGCGGGAATTGCAAAATTTGTGTTTCGGAGCAGCCAAGCAAGCGCGTGA
- a CDS encoding prepilin-type N-terminal cleavage/methylation domain-containing protein — translation MSRSQRGFTLLEVMVALAAMTALAFFLLNATGGVLRWNAALSARERAEAAGAALSDRLEAEEDSAWAIFTPPTDVLGQSNADRHELDFFTRDAQSRPYFWAYRYDAAAHALQRYLYASPGAQPIADDPPITEITSFAAQTYPVTALQDSTSPLYSDLYKNATLQAATVRFGYSDRPWIAGGNQITYVRVETLQSARVLELSTQTAPSGFTVVLLYTPAPSPSPIVIATLSALIQTVKVTGFWQNCPGQIRDCSNAEWPQYHWTQTTTLNSYQSTDGGYTWTLANSSSQIDTGISTPTGGDLPSVNCPPDSNADYVYACADGWKPSAPPGTAGMTF, via the coding sequence GTGAGCCGTAGCCAGCGCGGATTTACGCTGCTCGAAGTGATGGTGGCCCTCGCCGCGATGACGGCGCTCGCGTTCTTCTTACTGAACGCGACGGGCGGCGTGTTGCGCTGGAATGCCGCGCTCTCCGCCAGAGAACGCGCCGAGGCTGCCGGGGCCGCGCTGTCGGACCGGCTCGAAGCCGAGGAAGATTCGGCCTGGGCGATCTTCACGCCGCCGACCGACGTACTCGGTCAAAGCAATGCCGATCGCCACGAACTCGACTTCTTCACGCGCGACGCGCAAAGCCGCCCGTATTTTTGGGCGTACCGGTACGACGCGGCGGCACATGCGCTGCAACGGTATCTCTATGCGTCGCCGGGCGCGCAGCCGATCGCGGACGATCCGCCCATTACCGAAATAACGAGCTTCGCTGCGCAGACCTATCCGGTGACGGCGCTGCAAGACTCGACTTCGCCGCTGTACTCGGATCTCTATAAGAACGCGACGCTGCAGGCGGCGACTGTGCGCTTCGGCTATAGCGATCGGCCTTGGATCGCCGGCGGCAACCAAATCACCTACGTGCGCGTCGAGACACTGCAATCCGCGCGCGTTCTCGAACTCTCGACACAGACTGCGCCCAGTGGTTTTACGGTCGTGCTGCTCTACACACCGGCGCCGTCGCCAAGTCCAATCGTCATCGCCACGCTAAGCGCCCTCATCCAAACCGTAAAGGTCACAGGGTTTTGGCAAAATTGTCCTGGGCAGATCAGAGATTGTTCGAACGCGGAGTGGCCGCAGTATCACTGGACACAAACGACGACCCTTAACTCCTACCAAAGTACCGACGGCGGTTATACGTGGACGCTCGCGAACTCGAGCAGCCAAATTGATACCGGCATCAGCACGCCCACGGGCGGGGATCTTCCGTCGGTGAACTGTCCGCCCGATTCGAATGCGGATTACGTCTACGCTTGTGCGGACGGCTGGAAACCGTCGGCGCCGCCCGGAACGGCGGGCATGACCTTCTAG
- a CDS encoding alpha/beta hydrolase, producing MVHTEERLTLDDGAQTTLERWGERGPVMLAIHGMTGSRKAWEPLAEHYGARARVYAYDQRGHGDSDVSGSMTLHRSLLDLHNVIAAIPDEVDTVIGHSWGGAISILGGRRFDVRRVVAIDPMIRQMGNGFYNPILREVKKQKTLQSAIKRLRDENPPQKWDLRGDLESYPKPLFLAVGEGSESLVALEDLKYIQERGGPNVALRVFEGHGHSPHRTDFERFTRALDTFLERTEAR from the coding sequence GTGGTTCACACCGAAGAACGCTTGACGCTCGACGACGGCGCGCAGACGACGCTTGAACGCTGGGGAGAGCGAGGGCCCGTCATGTTAGCCATTCACGGGATGACCGGATCGCGCAAAGCCTGGGAGCCGCTCGCCGAGCACTATGGCGCGCGAGCTCGAGTCTACGCGTACGATCAGCGAGGTCACGGAGATTCGGACGTCAGCGGTTCGATGACGCTGCACCGGTCGCTCTTGGATCTGCACAACGTGATCGCCGCGATTCCCGATGAAGTGGACACGGTGATCGGACACTCGTGGGGCGGCGCAATTTCGATCTTAGGCGGGCGGCGCTTCGACGTGCGGCGCGTGGTGGCGATCGATCCGATGATCCGGCAAATGGGCAACGGATTCTACAACCCGATTTTGCGCGAGGTAAAAAAGCAGAAGACGCTGCAGTCGGCCATCAAACGCTTGCGCGACGAGAACCCGCCGCAGAAGTGGGACTTGCGCGGCGATCTCGAGAGCTATCCGAAGCCGCTGTTTCTGGCAGTCGGCGAGGGTTCGGAGAGTTTGGTCGCGCTGGAAGATCTCAAATACATTCAGGAACGCGGCGGCCCCAACGTCGCGTTGCGCGTCTTCGAGGGGCACGGCCACAGCCCGCATCGCACGGATTTCGAACGCTTCACGCGCGCGCTCGACACGTTTCTGGAGCGAACGGAAGCGCGCTAG